The following are encoded together in the Paraburkholderia sp. BL10I2N1 genome:
- a CDS encoding amino acid ABC transporter ATP-binding protein, producing the protein MSSPQIMPTPTHIRQTPAETTGDFVQLRDVYKSYGENLVVMDRMSLNMRADDRLVIIGPSGSGKSSLLRVMMGLEGIQDGGIEFQGKPYINGSKTGRGKRIDQRLQKQIGMVFQHYTLFPHLSVLGNLILAPVKVGGVSKGEASERARMYLARLGLESKLHAYPSQLSGGQKQRVAIARALMLEPKLMLFDEVTSALDPEMVIEVQNVMLKLAEQKMAMIIVTHDMHFARDIATRVVFCANGKIVEEGPPAEIFKCPKETRTREFLEKILHLD; encoded by the coding sequence ATGTCTTCGCCTCAAATCATGCCGACGCCGACCCACATCCGTCAGACCCCCGCTGAAACAACGGGCGATTTCGTTCAGTTGCGCGACGTGTACAAGTCGTATGGCGAGAACCTGGTCGTCATGGATCGCATGAGTCTGAACATGCGCGCCGATGATCGACTAGTGATCATCGGCCCCAGCGGCAGCGGTAAAAGCTCGCTTCTGCGTGTCATGATGGGGCTGGAAGGGATCCAGGACGGCGGCATCGAATTTCAGGGTAAGCCGTATATCAACGGATCGAAGACCGGCCGCGGCAAGCGGATCGACCAGCGCCTGCAAAAGCAGATCGGAATGGTGTTCCAGCACTACACGCTGTTCCCTCATCTGTCGGTGCTCGGCAATCTCATCCTTGCGCCCGTGAAAGTGGGCGGAGTGTCGAAAGGGGAGGCAAGCGAGCGCGCTCGCATGTACCTGGCTCGTCTTGGTCTGGAAAGCAAGCTGCATGCGTACCCGAGCCAGTTATCGGGCGGCCAGAAGCAGCGTGTCGCCATCGCCCGCGCGCTGATGCTGGAGCCGAAACTGATGCTGTTCGACGAAGTCACGTCGGCTCTCGACCCGGAGATGGTGATCGAAGTCCAGAACGTGATGCTCAAGCTGGCTGAGCAGAAGATGGCCATGATCATCGTCACCCACGACATGCACTTCGCCCGCGACATCGCGACGCGAGTCGTCTTTTGCGCCAACGGCAAAATCGTCGAGGAAGGACCGCCGGCAGAAATATTCAAGTGCCCGAAGGAAACCCGCACACGCGAGTTTCTGGAAAAAATCCTGCACCTTGATTGA
- a CDS encoding transporter substrate-binding domain-containing protein: MAPPYVMRDPKTGSYSGFFSELCRDFGQNVLKVKVEFVDTTWDNIVAGLQSDKWDLSLALNDTPEREKAIGFSAPATDYNVSFVFNKNNPKIPKNLHAAADVDKPGIVIAVMSGTSQDKAISAVLKQAQIMRLPGNDETRLALISKRADMLADANITNMLLTEAHPEWAVSFNPTPALAQQEVAFGVRKETPAADMDVLNKYLGQQVKSGAVNRLIKTSVQAMLVPGQ, encoded by the coding sequence GTGGCTCCCCCGTACGTCATGCGGGATCCCAAGACAGGCTCATATAGCGGCTTCTTCTCCGAACTGTGCCGGGACTTCGGACAAAATGTCCTCAAAGTCAAAGTCGAGTTTGTCGACACGACCTGGGACAACATCGTGGCGGGCCTTCAGTCGGACAAATGGGACCTTTCGCTTGCGCTGAATGACACCCCCGAGCGTGAAAAAGCCATCGGATTCTCCGCACCCGCGACCGACTACAACGTTTCGTTCGTCTTCAACAAGAACAACCCAAAGATCCCGAAAAATCTGCATGCGGCGGCCGATGTCGACAAACCCGGCATTGTCATCGCGGTGATGTCAGGCACGTCTCAGGACAAGGCGATCTCGGCCGTGCTCAAGCAGGCGCAGATCATGCGTTTGCCGGGCAACGATGAAACCCGTCTGGCCTTGATCTCAAAGCGCGCCGATATGCTGGCAGACGCAAACATCACGAACATGCTGCTGACCGAGGCTCATCCTGAATGGGCCGTCAGCTTCAATCCGACGCCGGCGCTCGCACAGCAGGAAGTTGCCTTTGGCGTGCGTAAGGAGACACCGGCGGCCGACATGGACGTTCTCAACAAATATCTCGGCCAGCAGGTCAAATCCGGCGCCGTGAACCGGCTCATCAAGACCTCCGTCCAGGCGATGCTCGTGCCCGGTCAGTAA